The Phycisphaerales bacterium DNA window GCCCGCGCCATCATCGCCGGGTACGACCAGTCGGCCCGCGAGATCGCCCCGCTCTGGAACCCCTGCGTGAGGCTGTCACCCACCGCGACCAGCGTGTTCGCCATGGCCGACAGTCTACCGGCAGGCAAGCCGCTTGCCGGTCATGCCTTCCCCGCCTCCTTCGCCCACGTGTCCTTCAGCGTCACCGTGCGGTTGAACACCGGCTTGCCCGGCCCCGAGTCCGGGTCCACGCAGAAGTAGCCCACGCGCTCGAACTGCACCTTGTCCCCGACCTTCACGTTGAGGGCCGCGGGCTCCAGGTGCGCCGCGGGAATCACCTCGAGCGAGTGCTCGTTGAGGTCATCCATGTAGTCGCCAGTCTTGGCGCCGGGCTCCTCGGTCTTGAAGAGCCGGTCGAACAGCCGCACCTCGGCGGTCTTGCCGTGCGTGGCGGAGACCCAGTGGATCGTGCCCTTCACCTTGCGGGGCGGCTCGCCGTTGGGACCGGGGGGCGCGTCACCGCCGCGGGTGGCGGGGTCGTACGTCGCCCGCACGGCCACCACGTTCCCTGCGGCGTCCTTCTCAACGCCCGTGCACGTGACGAAGTACGCCCACCGCAGGCGCACCTCCTGGCCCGGCGCGAGGCGGAAGAACTTCTTCGCCGGCACTTCCATGAAGTCCTCGCGCTCGATGTAGAGCTCGCGGGTGAACGGCACCTTGCGGGTGATGGCCGCGCCGCCGCGGGCCACGTCCTCGGGGTTGTTTACAGCTTCGAGCTCGTCGACCTTGCCCTCCGGGAAGTTCTCGATGATGAGCTTCAGCGGCCGCAGCACGCCCATGAAGCGCGGCGCCGTCTTGTTGAGGTGATCCCGCACGGCGTTCTCGAGGCGGCCGACGTCGATCACCGAGTTCTGGCGCGTGACCCCGATCTCCTCGCAGAAGGCCCGCATCGCCTCGGGCGTGAAGCCGCGCCGCCGCACGCCGCTGAGGGTGGGCATGCGCGGGTCGTCCCAGCCCTTGACCCTGCCCTCGGTGACGAGCTTGAGCAGGAAGCGCTTGCTCATCACGGTGTAGGTGAGGTTCAGGCGGGCGAACTCGATCTGCTGCGGGTGGTGGATCTTCTTGCCCCACGGGCCGCTGCCGTCCTCGGTGCGGCCTTCGTTGATCGAGTCGATGAACCAGTGGTAGAGCGGGCGGTTGTTCTCGAACTCCAGCGTGCAGATGGAGTGCGTGATGCCCTCGATCGAGTCTTCCAGGCAGTGGGCCCAGTCGTACATGGGGTAGATGCACCACGTGTCGCCGGTGTTGTGGTGGCTCTCGTGCACGATGCGGTACATCACCGGGTCGCGCATCACGAAGTTGGGGCTGGCGAGGTCGATCTTCGCCCGCAGCGTCTTCGCCCCGTTGGGGAACTTACCCGCGCGCATCTCGCGGAACAGCCGCAGGCTCTCCTCGGGGGCGCGGCCGCGGTGGGGGGACTGCGCCGGCACGCTGGGCGTCCCCCGCAGCTTGCTCATCTCCTCGGCCGTGAGGTCGCAGACGTACGCCCGCCCCTTCTGGATGAGCTCCTCGGCCCACGCGTACATCTGCTCGAAGTAGTTGCTGGCAAAGTGCAGCCCGCCCGCGTGCGGGCCGGTGTCGAAGTCGCCTCCCAGCCACTTCACGTCGCGGATGATCGAGTCGACGTACTCCTGCTCTTCCTTGGCCGGGTTGGTGTCGTCGAAGCGCAGGTTGAACCTGCCCGCGTACTCCCGGGCCAGCCCGTAGTTCAGGCAGATGCTCTTGGCGTGCCCGATGTGCAGGTACCCGTTGGGCTCGGGCGGGAAGCGCGTGTGCACCCGCTGCCCGTACTTCCCGCTGGCGTTGTCCTGGTCGATGATCTGCTGGAGGAAGTGGCGCGGTGCAGCCGCAGGACCGGAGGACTCGCCCGGAGAAGCCTTGGAATGAGCGTCGGATGACATAGCCCCGATGGTAGGAGCCCGGTTTCTGGAGTTCGGTAGCTATCGGGAGCGCAGCGGGCTTGGCGGTCAGGCTCGGGCGTCCCACTCCGCGAGCACCTTCTCGATCTTCGATACGAGGTCGGGCAGGTCAACGGTCACGGTGTGCCACAGGCGGTCTGCCCTTACGCCCCAGTAGACATGCACCATGATCTGACGGACGCCGACAACATCCTTCCACGGAAGTTCCGGAAGCCGCATCCGCGCGGCCGGGCTGATTTTCGAAGCAGCCTCACCGATCTCCTGAACGCAACTCATGAGCGCCCGCAAGAGCAGCCTGCTTGATTGCAGGTCCTCGATCGTCTTGCCCGCCACAAAACCCATTGCTTCTCTCGCGGCCTCGAGCATGTGCAGATATCGCGTGCGATCGTCGGGCTCGCCGCGCTGTGCCTTACGCGGCATACTGCACCGCCGCCAATCGCATTACTTCATCCCGGAAGTACCGCGACAGTGTTTCCGGCTCGTGGAGGTCGACCGTCCGGCCGAACATTTCGGACAGGTCCTGCTGCATCCGCCCCAGCTTGAACAGGCCAAACTTGGCCTCGGGCGGGAACTCCACGAGCACGTCGATATCACTTTGGGGCCCGAACGCCTCGGTAAGGATGGAGCCGAAGAGCGACAGCCTGGCCACGCCATGCTCACGGCAGAACGCGGCGATGCGATCAGGGTCGAAGTAAATCCCGTGCAGGACCATACAGGAATGGTACCACCGCACGGGACCTTCAGGCACGCGCCCCGCTGCAGAGGCGCTAGCACCCATGCCCCCCGACCACCCTGAAGAACGCCTCGATGTCCTGGTCCGTCCCGGCGTTGCCGTCGTTGTTGAAGTCCGGGCTGCCGCAGAGGGCGCAGCAGTTCCCGCCGATGCACGCGAAGAACGCCTCGATGTCCTGATCGGTCGCGGTGTCGCCGTCGTTGTTGAAGTCCGCCGAGCAGTGCATCACCCGCGGCAGGTCCATCCGCACCACCGTGATGTCGAAGCTCGGGGCATCGGCCGACAGCGGGTCCGGCGCCGACTCGCCCACCACCAGCAGCGCCCGGCGCGAGGCGTCGAGCTTGAGGTCCTTGCCCCGGTACGACCGCGGCGTCGAGCCCACGTTCCCGTACCGGAACGACCACCCCGGCGTCCCGTCGCTGATGCGGTACTGCTGCACGACCCAGTCGATGTCGGTGTAGCTGAACGAGGGGCCGTTGCCCGCGGAGATCAGCACCACCGCATTGCCCTGCCCGTCGGCCACGATCCCCTGGCAGGTGTCTGACGTGACCCCCGGCCCCGTCCAGCGGCGCGACCACCGCTGCACGCCCGCCGTGTCGTACGCCACGAGCAGCACGTCCTCGTCGACCGGGAAGTTCCCGTCCTCGAAGACCTGCGTCATGATGACGATGCGGTCGCGCTCATAGTCGAACAGGGTCTTGACAGGCCGCTGCGAGTCCCCGAACAGCCCGGCGAACGACCGCTTCCACGCCATCGCCCCGCTCGCGCCCGAGAGCTTCATGAGCCCCGTGTCCCACTGGCTGGACTGCCCGCCGCGGGCAAACACGACGAACAGGTTGTTGGCGGGGTCCACATCCAGGTGCGTGGTGCCGTTGAAGTGGTGCACGTCCTCGGTGTCGCGGAACACCCACTGCCGCTGGCCCTCGACGTACTTGATCACGGTCGTGCGCAGGCCCGAATCAAACGTCGGCGCGATGCCCGTGAACCCCACCACCACGAGGTTCCCGTCCCGGTCGATCTTCGCGTCCATCACCACGTCCGGCGCGTTCATCTGGAACGGCTCCGACGGGACGTGCTCGAAAATGTCCGTCCACGTGACCTCGCCGGTCGAGGGATTGAGGGCCACCGCGTACATCGCGGTGTCGTGCCCGAACACGCCGTTGTGCGTCGTGCCCACGACGTAGACCTCGCCGCCGGGCCCCACCAGCACCCTCGTCACCTGATCATCGAGCCCGAAGAAGTTCAGCTGCCGCTGCCACACCAGCGTGCCTTCGGGCGTGTACTTGGCCACCATCCCGTCGAACTCGGTGTCCTCATCATCGATGAGCCCGCCCACGATCACGTTGTCCTCTGCATCAGTCGCGACCGTCACCGCCCGGTCGAAGGTGATCGTGCCGCTCCCGTCCAGCCGCCGCTCCCATTGCCGCCCACCCGGCCCGTACTTCAGCGTGATGAACGCCTGCGACTCGAAGTTCGCCGGCGAGCTCGCGGCCACCACCAGGTTCCCCTGCCGGTCCAGCACGCTCGCCCACGCCAGGTCCACGCTCGAGTCCGGCCCGTTGTAGCGGTCTTCCCACACCGGCGTCAGCTGCCCCATTGCCGCGCCCGCCAGACCCGAGACCACCGCCGCCGCCAGCCCATGTTGACGCTTGAGGTTCATGACGCACTCCATGCCCGCCCGCCCCCAGCAGGCGCGGCCAATCGCAGCAGTTCGCCGCCGCCGCAGGCCCAAACCACCCGGCGGCACGCGGCGGATCCGATCCACGCACCCACTGATGTCCCATGCGACGGACGCATTGCACCCGTACGACCGAGATGCCTTCATCTCGGTGCTTGACGCACCCGTGCCACCGAGATGTCTTCATCTCGGTGCTTCACCCGGTTGAACTATTCGTGACCTCAAAGCACCCCGGCTCAGCAGCCCTCGCCCAGCACCCAAAGAACGCCTCGATGTCCGCATCGGTCCCGATGTCCCCGTCGCCGTTGAAGTCCGCCGTGCACGGCAGCGTGACGATGAACAACCCGGGGCTCGCATCCGTGATGCTCCCAATGGTGGTGTTGTGTTAGTCGAGAGCATCAAGCCGCACGCAAACCCACCAACGCGCAACCCTGCAACCCGTCCTTGCAGCACCGGAGGAAGAACTATTGGAAAAACCGCCCGTTCCGGTATGCTACCGGCCGCCTCGGCATTCTCCCAGGCGACGGCAGGGGGACCGAGGTCAACGCCCCGTTACCGCGCCACCGAGATGTCCCCATCTCGGTGCTCGGCCGACGCTCGACAACTCACATCGCGGCCACCCTCTTCCGGCCGCGTCTTCCTCCGCAACACGCACAGAAGAGCGTTACATCCAGCCCCGTCTCTCGTGGGTCACAGGAGTCCTCCGTCCATGCCGCACCGCACCACCGCCCTGCTCGCCGCACTGTCCGCCACCAACGCTGCGCTCGCCCAGTGCACCCTCGAGCTCGTCGACCGCGGCGAGCTCGCGGGCGTCAACGGGGTCGTGCACTCCTCGACGCTGTGGGACACCGACGGGGACGGCCCGCTGCCGCCAATCGCCGTGTTCGCGGGTGAGTTCACGCAGGCCGGCAACGCGCCGATCTCGGGCGTCGTCGGTTGGGATGGGCAAGACTGGGTCGCGCTCGCCCCTAACGCCACCAATGTCCTGAAGGTCGTCGCGACAGGCGCCGGCCTTGCCGTGCGCGGCTCGGTCGCGGGCATCCCGACCCCCCTCGCCCTCTGGGACGGCGAAGCATGGAACGCCGTTGGCACGCCCACCGACATCATCACGGATCTCGGCACCGACGGCGAAGGCAACCTCATCGGCGCCGGCCAGCTATGGCTTCCCGACGGCTCCAGCGTGGGCCTTGCTGTATGGACCGGGTCCGCATGGACGCCGCTGGGCGTCAACCCGCCGAACTTCGTTGCATACCTGACCCAGTTCAACGGCACCCCAGTGGCCCTGCACTCCGTGTTCCAGTTCTGCGGGCCGAGCCGCTTCCGTACCTTCCACGCGTCCCGCCCCATAAGCGGCGCCTGGCAGCAGTTCGGCGGATTCCAGTGCATCGACTACTCGCCGTTCGCCTCCACCGTGCACGACAACCAGTTGTGGCTGCTGGGCAAGCGCTTCGACGCCGCGTTCACCCAGGTCACCGAGGTGCCTTACTCCAACTTCTGGTTGCCGGGCTTCCAGGCGCGGGCGATGGCGAGCCACAACGGTCAGGTCTTCGTCGGCGGTAACCTCACCGGCAGCCAGAACGAGTTTCACGCAACGAGCGAGTCCAGCCAATGGAGCTCGGGCCCGCTCACCGGCGGCGCGATCAACACGCTGCTGCCCTTCGACGGAAGCCTGATCGCCGGCGGCACCTTCACCCAGGGCCAGGGCGTCAACCCCTTCGAGTACTACTCGAAACCGCAGCAGATCGGCTATCACGAAACCACCGGCATCCGCCCGCTCCGCGGCACCGACGGCGCTCCGCGGTTCTTCAGCGTGGTGGATAACACCCTCTACGCAGGCGGCGAGTTCACCTCGCTCAACGCCGGCAGCGCGCCACTGGTCTCCTTCGACGGCACGCAGTGGCACGCGGTGGCCAACCGCGCCACCGCCCACCTGTTCGCCGCGGCCAAGTTCAACGGCGAGCTGTACGTGGCCGCGCACACCTACAACCCCATCGTCGGACAGCTCCACAGGGTCACCGGTGGCCAGACCGTCCCGATCGGCCCCGCCGGCCCGGTGTACCGCGACCTCGTCGTGCACAACGGCGTGCTCTTCTGCATCGGCTCCGACATCTCGCAGTTCGACGGCGCCTCATTCACCGCGACCGATGCGCTCGCCGACGGGGCGCCGCCCTACGCCCTCGCAAGCACCGCGGTTGAGTTCAACGGCGACCTGGTGGTGGCCGGCAACTTCGGCTCTGTCGCTGGCGTGACTGCCAGCAACGTTGCACGCCGCATCAACGGAGCGTGGCAGCCGATGGGTGCCGGGCTCTTTGGGTCCGTGAATGACCTTGCCATTTCCCATGGGCAGCTGCTCGCCGGGGGGAGGTTCTCTCTTACCAGCGGCGGGCCCCTGATCAGCCTCGCCGTGTGGAACGGGGAAAACTGGAACGCATACCCCGACGCTGTGATCAACGGCCCCGTCAACGCCATCGTGCAGCGCCGAGCCGAGCTTGTCATCGGCGGCAACTTCACCCAGATCAACGGCCAGCCCATCAAGCACCTCGCGGCCACCACCGGCGGCCCGTGGACAGCCTTGGCCGATCTCGACGCGCAGGTGACTGCACTCGGTGTCCATGGCGAAGACCTCCACGTCGGCGGCCGCTTCACCACACTCAACGGCAGCCCCGCCCACTCCTACGCCCGGTTCTCGACGCCGTACGGCTGCTGCCCCACCTCCGACTTCAACAACGATGGCGACATCGGCACCGACCAGGACATCGAGGCCTTCTTCGCGTGCCTGGGCGGCACCTGCTGCCCCACCTGCGACTCCGCCGACTTCAACCACGACGGCGACATCGGCACCGACCAGGACATCGAGGCCTTCTTCCGGGTCCTCGGCGGCGGCACCTGCTGATTGGGTGGAGCACTCACTCGTGAGTGCTGAAGGCCTTGGGTGGAGCACTCACTCGGTGAGTGCTAACGGCCTTGGGTGGAGCACTCACTCCGTGAGTGCGCACGGCCGCGCTTCGCGGCCGTGCTCCTCAGACCCAACGAACACGAAACGAAGAGGGCCGCCCCACCCGGGGCGGCCCTCGTTTGTTCCAATCACTGACTCAACGAACGCTCAGCACGTCCCCCCGCCCAGAACGCGGAAGAACGCCTCGATGTCCTGGTCCGTCCCCGCGTCACCATCCCCGTTGAAGTCCGAGCCCAGGTACCAGCAGCTCGGGCAGCACGTCCCGCCAAGGCACGAGAAGAACGCCTCGATGTCCTGGTCGGTCCCGAAGTCGCCATCGCCGTTGTAATCCTGCGAGCCGCACGGCGGGCACGAGGTCCACGCCGCGAGCTTGGCCGCGGCCACCGTGCCCACGCTCGTGAACGACCCGCCCACGAACATGTTGCCCTCGTGCGTGAACAGCTTGAACACGGACTGGCCCGTGGTCGGGACCCCGCCCGCGTGGGCGACCCATTGGTTCCCGTCCAGCCGCGCCATGCGGTTGAGCGGGGTGGGCGGCGTGCCCGCGGAGTTCACGAACGTCCCGCCCGCGTACAGCTTCTCGCCGCTGCCGTCGTTGAAGGGAGTCAGGCTCCACACGCGACCTGTCGTGTTCTGCCCCACCGCGGTCCACGTCGTGCCGTCCCACTTCGCCGTCTGCTGCAGCGCGCCGTTGACCCGCATGTTGGTGCCGCCCATGTACAGCGCGCCGTTCCACGAGATGAGCGTGTCCACCTCGGCCGTGATGATGGTGTTGCCCAGGTTCGTCCCCACGGCCGACCAGGTGGTGCCATTCCACCGCGCCACGTTCAGGATCGTCTGCCCGTCGATGCTGTTGAACCGCCCGCCGATGTACAGCTGGGGCCCGCCGCCCATGCCGTCATCGTGGATCACCATCGCCGTGACCAGCGGGTTGATGCTGCCGGCCGACGAGGTCAGCGTCGGCATGCTCGAAACGATGGGGGTCACGGTGGTCCCGTCGTACATCCCCACGTGCGCCGCCGGCGCCCCGTTGAGCGTGTCGAAGCTGCCGCCGAAGAACAGCCGTTCCCCGAACCCGATGTTCCCGCTCACCATCGACCACACCGAGGTAACCCCGTCAGGATTCCAACCGGTCACAATGGAGTGGTACTGCGTGCCGTCCCAACGGGCGATGCTCTTGGTGTCGGTCACGCCCCCGGCGTCATGGAAAAACCCGCCGATGATGAGGTCGCCGTTGAACACCGCGAACGACGTCCCGAACCCGTTGCTCAGCCCCAGCCCCATGCCCCCTCCGATCGACGACCACGTGTGCGTGGCCGGGTCGTAGTGCGCCAGTACGGCCGTGCCCGGCACGCCCGCGGTCGTGAACGACCCGCTCACCGCGAGCCCGCCGTTCCAGGGGATCATCGCGCCCACATACCCGTCCAGGGCCGCGTTCCCGTGGGAGCCGTCCCAGTGGGGCGTGCACTGGGCCATCACCGAACCCGCCGCCGCCGCCAGCACGCCCACGCCAATCAGTACATTCCGCATCGCTCTCTCTCCAATCGTGTGTGAAGTACAACCAACGGCGCGAACGCGCCTCCGGAACCCACCCCTACGCGGCCGCCCCCACCCGGTTCCTGCCTCCAACCTTGATCGCCCGGAACCTTCAACTGCCCTCGGCGTCCGAATGACATGCGCACCCTCATGTGGGCACTGGTTGTCCTTTGCTGCTTCACGCCGTCCATTTCCGCCCAGAACAGCCCATCCGAGCCGCGTGCTGCTGTGACACTCCCTCCCCCTGCACCCGGCGCTCCCAAGGCCGCCATCATCACGATCGGGGAGCGAGACCGCGACATCGTCGGTATCCATATCACTCACGAAATGATCGCGAAGATCGCCGAGATACTCGAGCCTGAACTCGGCAAGGATCAGAAGGGGATCGTCGTTCTCCGCATTCACTGCATCGGCGGTGATGAGGGCATCGCACGGGAAGTCGCAGCGCTGGTACGCAGCCGGCTTGGCACACAATGGAGGACCGTCGCCTGGATCGACAAGGCAAACGGCGCCGGGGCGATCGCCAGCTACACCGCCAAGGACTTCGTTTTCACAAGGGAAGGTTCGATGGGGCCGCTGGGCGGCTTCGCCGGGCACGGTCACGGCGGAAAAGCCCGCGGCCGTCAGGCCTTCGATCAAGCGGTGGCCAAGGACGAGGAGCTTTCGGTGCAAGTGGGGCGATCCCCGCTGCTATTGCGATCCATGCGCACACTCGCGCCGTTGTCCGCGGACATCGGCGATGATGAAACAAGGTTCTTCCCGGACGCCAAGACCGGCAAGTTCCTCGTGAACCGTTCGGGCGAGTTCCTGATTCTCAATGCACACGTTGCCGCGTTCATCCGCTTCTCGGCGGGGACGGCCGACGCGCTGGCTGAACTCGCCCGCGTTCTCGGCCATGAAGAGCTCGACTGGGTCG harbors:
- a CDS encoding nucleotidyltransferase family protein — encoded protein: MVLHGIYFDPDRIAAFCREHGVARLSLFGSILTEAFGPQSDIDVLVEFPPEAKFGLFKLGRMQQDLSEMFGRTVDLHEPETLSRYFRDEVMRLAAVQYAA
- a CDS encoding glutamine--tRNA ligase/YqeY domain fusion protein encodes the protein MSSDAHSKASPGESSGPAAAPRHFLQQIIDQDNASGKYGQRVHTRFPPEPNGYLHIGHAKSICLNYGLAREYAGRFNLRFDDTNPAKEEQEYVDSIIRDVKWLGGDFDTGPHAGGLHFASNYFEQMYAWAEELIQKGRAYVCDLTAEEMSKLRGTPSVPAQSPHRGRAPEESLRLFREMRAGKFPNGAKTLRAKIDLASPNFVMRDPVMYRIVHESHHNTGDTWCIYPMYDWAHCLEDSIEGITHSICTLEFENNRPLYHWFIDSINEGRTEDGSGPWGKKIHHPQQIEFARLNLTYTVMSKRFLLKLVTEGRVKGWDDPRMPTLSGVRRRGFTPEAMRAFCEEIGVTRQNSVIDVGRLENAVRDHLNKTAPRFMGVLRPLKLIIENFPEGKVDELEAVNNPEDVARGGAAITRKVPFTRELYIEREDFMEVPAKKFFRLAPGQEVRLRWAYFVTCTGVEKDAAGNVVAVRATYDPATRGGDAPPGPNGEPPRKVKGTIHWVSATHGKTAEVRLFDRLFKTEEPGAKTGDYMDDLNEHSLEVIPAAHLEPAALNVKVGDKVQFERVGYFCVDPDSGPGKPVFNRTVTLKDTWAKEAGKA
- a CDS encoding HepT-like ribonuclease domain-containing protein, which encodes MPRKAQRGEPDDRTRYLHMLEAAREAMGFVAGKTIEDLQSSRLLLRALMSCVQEIGEAASKISPAARMRLPELPWKDVVGVRQIMVHVYWGVRADRLWHTVTVDLPDLVSKIEKVLAEWDARA